The Melioribacteraceae bacterium 4301-Me genome contains the following window.
GATGGAATAATTAATCAAAGTGAGATAAATAAAAACTCTGGTGCGGAGTCTACTATAGAAGCTTTACTTTCTCTTCTTTCTATTGAAAAAAACAAAAAGGCTTGTGAGCTATTAAATAAAATTGTGATGTCGTTTGCTAAATAAAAAGTGAGTAGGGGGAAGTTTTTTAATTATTAAAACTTTTTGAAATAGGAACCATCATGAAAATTTCAAATAAATTAAAAGCATTCGAAATAAATTTTTTTCATGGGAACAATAAGTTTTTTATCTTTTTAAAAACCTCCTTGCAAAGATGTGATTATTTAGCATAATACTTCACTTCATTTGCACTAAGGTAATTAAGAAATAATGGTTAATGTGCTTGATTAATCAACTTTTCAAGGAGGATAAATTATGAGAAGAGATATTCCGCAAAAAATTGTTTTCTTAGGTGATTATGTGCCCCGTAAATGCGGCATTGCAACTTTTACTTACGATTTAAGAACAGCAATAGCAAATCAATACCCCCAATGCGAGTGTCTTGTCGTTCCAGTAAACGATAAAATATATGATTACCCTGATGAAGTAAGATTTGAAATAGAAGAACAGGATATTTCATCTTATCAACGTGCAGCTGATTTTATAAATTTTAATAACGTCGATATTGTTTCTCTTCAACATGAATTTGGAATTTTTGGGGGGCATTCAGGCAGTTATGTACTTGCACTTTTAAGAGATCTTAAAATGCCTGTTGTTACAACATTGCATACCATACTTAAAGAACCTAGTCCAGAGCAAATGAGAATAATGAGAGAACTTATAAAATATTCTGCTCGACTTATCACTATGACCGAAAAAGGAAAAGAGTTTTTAGTTGATATTTATAATGTGAACGAAGATAAAATAGATGTAATACCGCATGGAATTCCTGATATGCCATTTGTAGATCCTAATTTTTACAAAGACCAATTTGGTGTTGAAGGAAAACATGTTTTATTAACATTTGGATTACTTTCACCAAATAAAGGAATTGAAAATGTACTGAAAGCCTTACCCGAAGTATTGAAAGAATTTCCTAACCTTGTTTACATTGTTTTGGGTGCAACACATCCAAATTTATTAAAAACACAGGGTGAATCTTACAGAATTAGTCTCGAAAGAATCGCTTCTGATCTTGGCATAAAAAAGTCAGTTATTTTTTATAATCGATTTGTAGATATTGAAGAACTAAAGGCATTTATAGGTGCTGCAGATATTTACATTACTCCTTACTTAAATCAGGCACAAATTACTTCAGGTACTTTAGCGTACTCCTTCGGTTGTGGCAAGGCGGTTATTTCTACTCCTTACTGGCATGCTGAAGAACTGCTTTCTGATGGAAGAGGAATTTTAGTGCCTTTTGGTGACCATAAGTCTATTGCAAGCGAACTAATTAGCTTGCTTAAAGATGAAACAAAAAGACATGCTTTGCGTAAGAAAGCATACATGCTGGGTAGAGAAATGGTATGGAGTAATGTTGCTCATTTATACATGGAAAGTTTTCAAAAAGCAAAAATGGTTCGAAATGAAAAAATCACAAAAACTTTTGCAGTTAAGACTTTAGATGAGGCAAGAGAAGAACTGCCCGATATTAGGTTAGATCATTTGATTAGAATGACAGATTCAACTGGTCTGTTGCACCATGCTAAAGGTTCTATTCCTAATTTTTCTGAAGGGTATTGTACAGATGATAACGCCCGCGCACTTTTACTTACAGTTTTGTTGGAAGAAGTTTATAAAGAGCCTGATGTAGTGGAATCATTGGCTAATAAATATGCTTCATTTGTTAATTATGCTTTTAACTACGAGAAAAAGAGATTTAGAAATTTTATGAGTTACGATAGAAAATGGCTTGAAGAAGTTGGCTCTGATGACTCGCATGGAAGAGCAATTTGGGCTTTGGGTGCATGTGCGGGCAGATCAAAATTCAAAAATTTCCAAATCTGGGCTGTCCAACTTTTTAATGAGGCATTGCCTGAGTTACTAAAATTAAAATCACCGCGCTCATGGGCTTTTGGCATTTTGGGTATCAATGAGTACTTTAAAAGATTAAGTGGTGATAGGTTCGCTGCACAAGTGAACGAAATATTAACTTCTAATCTCATAGAATTGTTTAAAAGCAATATCTCGGATAATTGGTATTGGTGTGAAGAAATTGTTTCGTATGATAACGCTGTGATTCCTCATGCGTTAATTGTTAGTGGTTCTTTAACTCAAAACCAAGAAGCTTATGATATTGGAATTAAGTCCTTGAAATGGCTGCTTGACCTGCAGTTGAATGAAACGGGTTACTTTCGTCCAATTGGCAGCAACGGTTTTTATAAGAAAGATGGAATTAAGAGTGATTATGATCAACAGCCTCTTGAGGCTTATTCTACGGTCTCAGCTTGTTTAGATGTATATAAAATTACAGAAGAAGAATTTTGGCTTAACACTGCAAAAAAAATTTTTGAAT
Protein-coding sequences here:
- a CDS encoding glycosyltransferase family 4 protein; translation: MRRDIPQKIVFLGDYVPRKCGIATFTYDLRTAIANQYPQCECLVVPVNDKIYDYPDEVRFEIEEQDISSYQRAADFINFNNVDIVSLQHEFGIFGGHSGSYVLALLRDLKMPVVTTLHTILKEPSPEQMRIMRELIKYSARLITMTEKGKEFLVDIYNVNEDKIDVIPHGIPDMPFVDPNFYKDQFGVEGKHVLLTFGLLSPNKGIENVLKALPEVLKEFPNLVYIVLGATHPNLLKTQGESYRISLERIASDLGIKKSVIFYNRFVDIEELKAFIGAADIYITPYLNQAQITSGTLAYSFGCGKAVISTPYWHAEELLSDGRGILVPFGDHKSIASELISLLKDETKRHALRKKAYMLGREMVWSNVAHLYMESFQKAKMVRNEKITKTFAVKTLDEAREELPDIRLDHLIRMTDSTGLLHHAKGSIPNFSEGYCTDDNARALLLTVLLEEVYKEPDVVESLANKYASFVNYAFNYEKKRFRNFMSYDRKWLEEVGSDDSHGRAIWALGACAGRSKFKNFQIWAVQLFNEALPELLKLKSPRSWAFGILGINEYFKRLSGDRFAAQVNEILTSNLIELFKSNISDNWYWCEEIVSYDNAVIPHALIVSGSLTQNQEAYDIGIKSLKWLLDLQLNETGYFRPIGSNGFYKKDGIKSDYDQQPLEAYSTVSACLDVYKITEEEFWLNTAKKIFEWFLGRNDLGLPLYDTQTCGCHDALHPDRLNLNQGGESTLAFLLSLTEMHIVEANIRSFQTINNKEIKIAN